The following DNA comes from Streptomyces sp. NBC_00273.
GCGGGGTACGGGGTCTCCGCCGGTAGCAGGGCGCGCGCGGCCGCCTCGTCCCCCGCCCCGAGCAGGCCCCGGATCTCCCGGGCCAGCCCGGTCACATCGCGGATGCCGACCGTCCACTCGTCGGCGTACGCGCGCGACGCCGGACCGGACAGGCCCAGCTGGAGCGAGCGGTACGGCAGCGGATTCAGCCGCAGGTCCCGCTCCGGGTCCCACTGGACCCGGGCCGGCGCCTCGAGCAGGGCTTCCTTCCAGGCCGTCCGGTCCGCGTGCACGCCCCGTGCGTAGTGCGAGAGGCAGGCGTCGCGCAGCGCCCGGTCGAAGCCCTCACGGGTGATCTCGATCGCCAGCACCGTCTGTTGGCCGTCCTTGGACCCCCAGCCGCAGCGGTACATCATCCACAGGAACGACGGCTTGATCCACGTCATCCGCTCGCGCTTCCAGGCGGGCGGGAAGCGGCCGTCACGGGCGGCCGGCACCCCGAGCGAGGGGGAGTAGGCCTGGTACACCGTGATCGTGGTGTCGGTGTGCGCCGCGCGGATCTGGCGGTTCGGGACGTGCTCGTCGGACATGCGTTCAGGATGACGGCTCGTCACCCTGCCGGCCACCGGGTTTCGACGCCGGTGCGGACCGGGAGCCGCCCGGCCCGCACCGGCCGCCCCGGCCCGCCGGCCCCTACACCTGATCGTCCGCCAGTTCCGCGACACCGGTGATCCGGTGCAGCGCGTACGTCCGTACCTCGTCCGCCGTGTGGTCGTAGCCGGTGACGAAGCCGCCCTCCACCCGGACCGGCGCGATGACCCGCTGGCTCGCCGCGCCCTCCGCGTTCACGTACCCGATCCACACCGCCGACCCGGTCAGCGCGGCCGCCTGCACCGTCGCCAGGGTCTCCGCCGCGCTCGTGC
Coding sequences within:
- a CDS encoding DUF4291 domain-containing protein, coding for MSDEHVPNRQIRAAHTDTTITVYQAYSPSLGVPAARDGRFPPAWKRERMTWIKPSFLWMMYRCGWGSKDGQQTVLAIEITREGFDRALRDACLSHYARGVHADRTAWKEALLEAPARVQWDPERDLRLNPLPYRSLQLGLSGPASRAYADEWTVGIRDVTGLAREIRGLLGAGDEAAARALLPAETPYPAGPLPHLGA